The Carassius gibelio isolate Cgi1373 ecotype wild population from Czech Republic chromosome B5, carGib1.2-hapl.c, whole genome shotgun sequence genome segment AATTGAGGTCCTGGTAGCGAGTATCAAGAGACGTTCCCATCGGCTCTACAAAGATACCGATGGGAACAAAGGTCGTGCCAGAATCCGCcgcaagatcagggaggagaaGGGCATCCTGACATCTGTTGTGGAGAAATACAACAGAATGGTTCCAAGCACAGAAAGTCTTTGCATGGAAACCATTCTGTCTGGTGAGACAGCTTGGCCATGGCAGCTACCACACAGTGGTGTGTACACTAGTCTGTTGACTGCTTCTGACAAATCTGATACATTATGACACATTACCCACAATGCTTCAAATGTCATTCTGTGACTTTTTTCTGTGATTCTTTAAAGGTTGATGTTTGATACATATGAATTAAGTCTTTCTCATAAATGCATTCCAGACTCTGTCGATCTAAGGACAAAAAGAAGAGCGTTTGACATCATCATGTCAGTAAGAAGACTTGAGGAGGAGCTGAAGATTCTTGTGGCAGAGATGGACCACCACTGGAAATCTCTTTCAACTCGTGCTGATACCCTCAGAGAGCTGTCCCACATGTTTGCCAGTGAGACAATGAGAAGTATGTATTGTATTTGTACAAAAAATGGCATAAACATTTAGGGTTGCTATGACCATAGATTTCCAACTCtcagaatatttttattatacagttaGTAAGAGTGATCTGTTAACTAAAATCTACTAAAGTGCATATTCCCATAACTACATATAGGACATGTCCTCTCTAATCATTAAAGTAAGTAGcctagtaattaaaaataatatatatatatatatatatatatatatattattgaacgaTAAGTGGCTTTTAGCTCTATAAGTCATTACACTTGGCCTAATTCTCCACTCCACTCCAACTGGTAGCTGAAATTAGAGAATGATGCTTTCTTGTCCTTGATGCCCTCGCAATGCTCAAACTTTGAATTTCCTTCATGACATTTACTATCTAGTGAAAATGAGGACCAGCCGTTTAATCCATAATAGCTGTCCGTGACTGTCTGATTATTACCAAGACCTATGGCTATGTTTGGTTGTGTTGTTTGCaggaaaaacaattatttgtccAACTATGGTCATTCTGACTGACTAACAATTCGTTGACTTTTTGGggcagccctaataaatatacataactaTGATGTATGTTTATAAAGTTTCTAAAGCATGCTTAATGTTATTTTGTTCCTCTTTTAAGATTCACCATGTTGCTTAAGTGAAGAGGGTTTGAAAGGTCTGCAAAGCATCATCCTGAGAAAGCAACATAAAGTCAGAGAAATGAAGGTGCAAGCAAGAGACTGTTACCTGCAagttttgtctggagaaggcaacATCAACTTTTTGTACAGTGCTTCAGCTGATGAGTATGACAGTGACTGTGAAATGTCTGATGACGGACTGTAATCCACAAGACTGTGACACCTTTTTATCGTTCTGGACAATGACCTTAAATCTGTATATAAAGAATGTAATAAAATCTGCTTTTCATCACCTTTATAAATGGAACCAAAAGTGTTGCCTCTTCTTTCACATACATAgaaatgtgtgcatgcatgcctCTAGAACCAGTATGTGGTGGAAATTAAGTGCATTAATTGAAGTATTGTATGGTACTTAGAGATTTGAGGTAAGAGTTTCTTCTCATCCAAACTTTACTTATACTCCACTGCaattcagagagagaaaaaatgcacTTGACAGCACATGGAGagcttttaaatgacattttgttGCAAAAGAAACTTCTCAACAGTACAATTAGTTGATTGGCAGAAAATGAATTGCCAAATAATTTTCACGCAAAAACATTTAATGGTTccagcatgtatttttttttatttgaggttTGAACTGTTCACAGCTTTTATCAATGCATCTTTTTGGGGTTTTGTGTAattgtgtctgtttttctcattttcataCTTGCTCACAAACCAAACTCTTCATTTGTTGAGAAATAAATAGCagattaattaatgaaaataatcattAGTGAACGTTGTgtacaaaataatgaataataatcttGCATGAGTAATAATAATCTAAGGTTATATGATTCACAGGGGGAATGAAATATTAGAACACAGCTTGTGGCTGTGGAAGTGTAGAGTGTATTTCAAATATAACAACTGAAACCTTTTTAGAGACAAAAGAAGCTAATTATGAGGAAGAAAAGCATTATGATAAGGAGGAATCATTATTTCCCAGTTTAATATTACATCTGCTTATGTGTCATCTAGTAAAAGTATTGGAGTCAACTGATTTGATTTTGTGGTGCTCAAAACATTTCACCACTTGTGTAGCTTCATCAGCTGTGACCTGATAAACAGCATGATGATAGCACtttttaagtctctttttatttctaatgAATCCAATTTGTctttatactattttataaagTATCTTTATTCTATTTTGTAGTCTACAATAAAATGATTTACATGGTGTATTGTATAGTacattttgttaattgttttggaaataaaaaatGCACTATATCATCTTATGAGTTTGTTAAATTtcatgattttgaaaaaaaataaaataaaacagctgtAATTACTTACCATGCTTCttttacatacacatttttagTCATATTAATGGAATTTGAGACAATAATGAACTATTGTTGTCTTTTATACCCTGATTCTTTTTATTGTGCACCATCCTGTGCCTATGTTACTGTATTCAGAGTCTCACAATATCAGCAAAACATAACACAAGCATGATGTAAATATAGAAAATGGGGAAAAGAATacaatattcagatataaatgtgaatcaacagtttgttgttcataatgAAGAGAGCATATCTGTGTAATTTTTACTGTCTTACCTCCCCCAGGGACCCGGTAGCGCCCCCTGGAAGAGccaaaaaatgcacatttcaaatggctgtaactCAAAATCTGGTAAGCATATCGAAGAGAAAATTGGTAGAAAAACTATTTATGCTATGTTTACTAAATGATGTTGAACAGAGATTTCTGACATGCATGGAAAAGCgttataaaagcattttaaaaagtgctcaCAGTACAATACCAAATTTCATTCTGACTCTCAAATATGTCATAGAGGTTTATACACTGAACATATTCTGATGCCCCTTTGCTCATtaaagattgtatttatttaatttaattactaaatgtttttaaactgcaTTACCCATACGCCTCTGTAATTCTATCAATGGAACGGAAAACAATGGCGCAGTAAATTGTAGTTCATTGAAATTACACTAGGGTTAGGTTAAGGATCTCTGTAAAAGGGTAATTTCTTTTAACATAGCAATACCTCATTGATAAATGACAGTATGACTTACGTAATAAAGATATCAAAACATAGTTTGCAACATTAATCGCTTTTTATTTTGGCCTTAAAGTTACTCCAATCACAGCGTGTCCTGTTAGAGCTGTGTCACGTCATACTTGTCCATATATGGTAATTACAGTACAGCTACGGCCGGAAGTGATGCAACGTTTCAGGGTAAATAACGGTGAAATAAACTTGTTACTTatcaaattgtgttttattaacaccaacccctaccccaaccctaaacttaCCATTACAATACTGCAAATacagttattaaattaattaaataaatattaaatgacgcaatattgatgtgcgcatgtccagttgCCGTAGCTATATCCCATTCCGTTCTAGTCTTTCTCGTCGAGTTGACTTGCGGGTATCATGGAATTACGTGTGATTGGCAGGTCTACAGGGCCCTTTTGTTTCTTTACTATGTagaagaatattaaaaataattattatataatttatatataaatataaatttcactGAAACAGATTACAGTGAAACATTTTTTCCAAGTCCATTGGTTTCCATAGCATGAAGCAGAGGGtaactaatattaaataatttttgcagCTGTGCACTGTATGTgaattaaataattcaatatatcaaaatatttaattttttattacaaaatgaaaattactgtCATAGTTATTCTAGCATGCAGTAATTTTTATAAGAGGTATGTTAatctattaaacataaaatacttaTGTAACATTTGCAGGTATGTGACCCAACaggctttaaataaaaaactttttaaagcctacctctctttttttttacaaaccaggaGATGCAAGTCTGCCATCAGGAAACATATTATTTTCTTCCCTTTAAagaagcacccccccccccccccccaaaaaaaaaaaactagactaaatgCAAGGAAACTTATAATAAATTGGCAATTACAATTATGactataaataataaagtaattcatATCTATTATTGTAATCAAACACTTCAAACATGACTACAAAACTTGAGTGACAATTTAGTAGCTTTTGGAGTATTATTTGGTATTTATGAGCTTATGCTCATGGACAAGAAACTTAAGATCTCGCAAGGTACACTGTTAAGCAGTTCAAGACCAatgcaaaaagttttttaaaaagacaACTGTAAGAGACTAAACACTAAAAGAGACTGGGTACTGTGCAAAAACtttactgaagaacaaacagcaagaaaaaacactcaaaaatgAACTGCATTGAAGGGTGCTTGATGAGTCCAGGTGTCTATGGTGACTATGTTGTCATGCTGAAAGCTGGTTGGGATGTGGGGACTTTGGCACAATGTGTTGGAATTCACTCGCAGGCTCCCATGTGTCATCCCAGGTTTTGCCACTGTAAAACATCATAAGTGCACATAATGTTATTAGAACACAGAGCAAAAATCAAGATCACTGTCAGGTTTATGATTAATGTCTgccatattttcattttacacagttttatacTTCTATAACGTTACATCTCTTTTTTCTCAAGTACAAGGTCTGGCAGCTTTATTTACTAGtgttactagttacttttaatattacaattttccaTACAGTTCTTGTACACTGAAAGCAATGTACTTAAAAATTTAGTGATTTCAAATTGTTTCTGATAAACTGAGGGATTAAGTTATATTAGTGGGTTGAGGAAAATCTCCTATTTGTTAGGAGAAAAAACACTCTTGGATTAGTTGAAAAGTGGCTACTTCTGACGTGCAGAGGCAGAATAAGTTTAGAAATTTCAACGTTATCATATTGTGTTCCAAGCAGATTTGGCAGTTCTACCAACTCTGGATAAGGGTagtggtttgtttttgtgaattgtggggacattttataggcgtaatgtttttacactgtacaaactgtatattctacatTAGCAAACTGTATATTCTGCCTCTATAGCCAGGGACACACTTAAAAACTAGCTGAAACATTCTGAGTTCAACACACAAAGACAGTTTTCTTTGACTAAAGCACATTTAACAAGTAATTTAAATGCGACTGTAAACACTGACTAAACGCAACTGGCTATGACTTGACACACTTGGGCATGATCAGTCGTAAGTATTAAATTACAGTCATAACAAGCCTTACAATCCTTAAGTGTGTGCCTGGCTTAAACCTGCCCATCACAGGAAACTGTcagcattttttaataaaaaaaactgtttagtgtgtcctcataaaccatgtttatattgtaatacccatgtcattacacacaTTTGTGTCCTTGTATACAACCATGTATACAagaacgcacacacaaacacactttacatACTATAACTCTTTTTTTATGTGAATGGCACCCGCACCAATccctttatttgttttttctgtcTGATCCTCAGGATTGCAGATCTAGCTCTTCCCAATGCCTCTAGCTCATCGCTATTTAAATCAGAGTACTGACCATCGACCTCACACCAGTTTTTCTACAGGCTACCTCAGAGGATTATTTACTGCCAAGATCTGGGAgcttataacaaaaaaaatctaagttactttttcacatttattgactgacagctctcctgtccTAATGTTGAGAGAAATAAAGTGCTAAAGAGGTGTTGTGTGCGCTGTGTTAACATGATGGTTGTTGTAGCtctcagtcctgcagagtttagctccaaccctcataaaaactcacctgcctgtagctttctagcaACCTTTCAGACCTTGATgatcttgttcaggtgtgtttgattgtatTGGGTCATGGAATGGACTAATCCATTGCATTGAAATGGAATTAACTAGGAAATAAAACATGACTTACCACACAGTGCAAGGCAACCAGTGAACTTTCAATTCAGCTTTCccctacacaaacacaaacaaacacaagtaaTAATTTAACTTTAACTGTTTAAGCAATCACTGGATATTACCTTTGAAAGGCCAGCACATGGCCTAATAAGACATTTTACCTCATTTATTTGTTTCCCAGTTATTTTATCAAAAAGGAAAACCTTCTGCCTACTACATTTTTGACAACCTGAAATAATGAAAAGACAAGTTTTTTAAGCCACGAATGCCATCATGCTTTATAGCTGAATCACACAAGCCCATATTTATAAATTCACATGTGAGGAGATATGCAGTCTTTTCCATTCGTGTCAAAGTGAATTTGTTCCTGTTTTTGTCAATCAAGCAAAATGTACAGGATTGGTTTCCCAACGCCCTTGGACATTGGCCACTAACACAgagctaaataaatatgtaaataacaaaatactGTGAACTGGCTATCAATGATGAAGTCAGCTTTGACTGGGAGCAATTTTATGAATAGTGTGGAGTAAGTTGTACCATGCAAAAAGTTACCTTTTCTTCTGTTCTTTACCAGTGGCACCTCCTGACTCAAAGGCTTGGAAATGGAAGAGGCAGATGGATATGGAGGAGAGACAGGGGTGGTAGAGTTTGACGCGGTAAAAGTGTTTAACCTTCTTTTCCTCTGCCGCAGTGGAGGTGGAAGAGGGGAAGAAAGTGAGGGAAGAACAGTTGTAGAAGTAGCAGAGGAAGGAGGACAGAGAGAGGTTGGAGAGAGCGAGCAAGGCACAGGAACAAGATTGAGAAGAAATACAGTTTCAGGCTGCTTGGTGAGGCTCTCCGGCCGCTCCGCGGCGACGCTCTCCGGCCGCTCCGCGGGGACGCTCTCCGGCTGCTGGGCTGTGGAGGTtgctaaaatacaaatttaatatgtacatagtaacaaagaaatatacatgtattctaaacaaaaacattactcTTACCTTTTGTTAAGATAAACTCATAAGCCCTCCGCATCTTCTCCAAAAACACTTTGGTGACAGGAGTGGGGTGCAGATGCGTGATAATATCTGCCACCCACTTATTTGAAGCCCTTTTGTCCTGTTTCCCAATAAATAAAATTGGCTTGTATCCGACAGCCTCAAGTTTCAGCACCTGAAATGAACAAAAGCAGTTATTAAACTTCATTAGTTATTACACACATTAATTAGTTACAGTACACCCACTGATGTATTAGAAACATCAGTACTGttaaataaatttcatttaatgaaaaacaatgcAAGAAAATAAGCCATAACCCGTttcattaagattattttagaaGACACATTACTCTTGAACTGTATACAATCGATCATCAATATAAGGTAAGGACAGAGGTACTGCTAGTTTCTGCCATTGCCATCATGACTTACTTAATACTTGACACAGAATACAATTTAGTAACTCTTTAACAAAATGTATAAGTAAAGATGGCTTCTTCCATGTATGAAATAAgatgtatgtaaatatgtttgtAAAGGCCAGATCATATTAGTATGATATTTAGTATGTCAAAAACATGGCCTTTCGGTTTCACTTCACAATAATGTATGAAATATGAACTTTTTAACTTACTGCAATACGGGCAGA includes the following:
- the LOC127958783 gene encoding uncharacterized protein LOC127958783 isoform X1, which translates into the protein MKFNNCFCSFQVLKLEAVGYKPILFIGKQDKRASNKWVADIITHLHPTPVTKVFLEKMRRAYEFILTKATSTAQQPESVPAERPESVAAERPESLTKQPETVFLLNLVPVPCSLSPTSLCPPSSATSTTVLPSLSSPLPPPLRQRKRRLNTFTASNSTTPVSPPYPSASSISKPLSQEVPLVKNRRKGCQKCSRQKVFLFDKITGKQINEGKAELKVHWLPCTVCGKTWDDTWEPASEFQHIVPKSPHPNQLSA
- the LOC127958783 gene encoding uncharacterized protein LOC127958783 isoform X2, with translation MRRAYEFILTKATSTAQQPESVPAERPESVAAERPESLTKQPETVFLLNLVPVPCSLSPTSLCPPSSATSTTVLPSLSSPLPPPLRQRKRRLNTFTASNSTTPVSPPYPSASSISKPLSQEVPLVKNRRKGCQKCSRQKVFLFDKITGKQINEGKAELKVHWLPCTVCGKTWDDTWEPASEFQHIVPKSPHPNQLSA